TTTCCCTTATTTTAATTAACTAAGCGCCAACGCCTGCCTTTAAATTGCTTTTGTTCTAATTGTGCGACAAGGCCCTGTGCTTTTTGTGGAATCAAAATAAAGCTACGTTTTTGAATTACTCGTACTTTTGCAATTTGTTTTTTAACAATTTTTTCATCGATAGTCAGATGATGAAGAATATCATTTCTTGTTACGCCATCTTGCATGCCTATGTTAATACATAATTCGATGAATCCTTGTTCAGATGATCTATTATTTTCAGTTTTATTTGAAAATGTTAATGTATCAGTATTTACCTGATTAAAAAACTTTTCATGTAAAAGTTCAATTAATAGTGTATTTCGCTGCTCATCTGAAAGTTGCTGAATAGATTCATATAAATTTGATAATTGCTTTTTAGATGATGTTGTACTTTCAATTTTAGCAGCTACATAAGCGAGAGCTTTTTTCTCTTGTTGACCCATAATGCATTCAACTGATGGAATAGGGAGTTCCTTAATAGTGCTTTTAAATTTTGCTGCTAATTCACGAATATATCGTTGTTCTCTTGGGTGGATAAATGTTATTGATACACCTTCTTTGCCTGCACGGCCTGTACGGCCAATACGATGAACATAGCTTTCACGATCTTCTGGAATTTGATAATTTATAACGTGAGTAATATCTGAAACATCAATACCACGTGCAGCCACATCGGTTGCAATTAAAATTGAAAATTTCTTTTTTCTAAAATCGGTAATTACGCGATTACGGTTAACTTGGCTCATATCACCATGCAAAGCATTAACACTATGACCTTTTGCGGCTAATTTTTCAGCAATTTCACTTGTTTGAATTTTAGTTTGGCAAAATACAAAGCCATAAAAGTCTGGTTCGCTTGCAATAAATCTACATAGTGCTTCAAAACGATATTGCGTCGGTGCTATGCAAAAATATTGTTGTGTAGTTGAACTGGTAACTTGTTCTTGGCTTACTCTTACTGATGAAGGATTACGCATATGGTTTTTTTGAATCTCTTTAATACCACCTTTAATGGTAGCAGAAAAAAGCCAAATGTTTCGATCGGGCTGAGAAAAAGTTAAAATTTCATCGATTTCTTCTTTGAATCCCATATCGAGCATGATGTCAGCTTCATCGAGTACAATAGTATGTACATTTCTTAATGATAGTGTTTTTCTACGTAAATGATCGTTAATACGGCCAGGCGTCCCGACCACAATTTGCGTACCTTTTTTTAATTGATTGCGTTGCGGTTCAAAAGAAACACCACCATATATAGTGGTAATTGAAATAGACATTCCCCGTGCTAATTTTTCAAGACTTTCATAAATCTGTAAAGCTAATTCTCGGGTAGGCGCTACGATAAGTGACTGAGTTTCTTTATTTTTTAAATCGATATGATGAAGCAAAGGAATACCAAAAGCAAGTGTTTTACCAGTACCGGTTTGTGCTTGACCATGAAAATCATTTTTACCGGGTACCATTAAAATAGGTAACGATTTTTCTTGAATTTCAGTAGGAGTATGAATACCCATTTTTTCAAGTGTAGTTATAATATGAGAATTTAATGAAAAATCACGAAATTGTTTAGTTTGTTTCATAGGAAGAAAAGCCTTTTGATTTTATCGAGCACTTATAGCTCTCTATATCATTAAGCATTCCTTGATTTTGCTTGGTAAACTTAATCTATGAGCTGTGTGCTCTAAAATTTAATATTAGTATTTAGTTCAAGTATAGAAGAGAATATAGATTTGTCAATCAAGGGCTTTTTAAAAAATCATACCATTCCTAATGAAAAATAAAATAATTTTAACATTGCTTATAAAAATTTCAATTGAAAAATATATAAAAATTAAATATGCAATTCGGCATCCAATTGACAAATTAAATGATTTGTTTATCCTGAAAAATAAGGCACAAGCCTAAAATGGATAAATGGAGGAATTTCTTATGAATATAAAAAAAGTTATGTTGTCTATGCTATTTATTAGTGTAGTTTGTTCAAATGTTTCATATCCTATGTCATTGCCAACTGTAGGAAAACAAGTAGCTCATACTTGGACACAGTGGTTATTAGATCGTCCAATGACAATCAACCCATATGGTATTTATGATTGGTGCAGTAATCATGCATTTTTAACTACCGGTATCACTGCATGCAGTTTACTATCAATCTTTTTTTCTTGCTTAAAATATAAACAATATTGTAAAAATTATGCTGAAAATATACAAAATTTAAAGAAGAACTTAGAAAAAGCTGTGTTGATGAATAAGGATGAATTTAAAAGAAATTTAAATGAAGAAATTAAACTACAAGCACAAAAAATTAATATTCATTCAATCAGAGAAAAAATAGATGAATTTTGTTTTAAAAAAGATAGTGTTTATACTCAATCTGTTGAACTTAAAGCGTTAATTGATGAGATTGAAAGAATTGCTCTGAGTGAAAGTTGGTTGAGTAATTTTTTTTAATAAGCTACTTTTCCTTCAAAAATTCTAGAGCCTTCTCCTGAAGGCTCTATTGTGCTTTTAGATTTGCCAATTGTGCAATTTATTGGTACAATTACTTAAGAATGTTGTAAATAGTATATGTTTAACCTCTAACCCCCGCCTTTTTTAGTACAAGTCGTAGGAGTTTTGATGTCAAAGACCGTTATTCAAGGATCCCATTTTCGTCATGTAGAGCCAGTTTGGCAAGATGAAGAGGATTTCGAGCTTAATCAAGAACAATTGGATGAACTTTCTTCTTTATATGAAGGGATGTTTGATTCAATTAAACAAGGAAAAATTGTCACCGGAAAAATCGTTAAACTCGATGATGATGGTGTATTAGTCGATATTGGATTTAAATCGCATGGTTTAGTTCCTTGGTATGAATTTTCTGAGCATGAACGTAAAAAACTAGCAGTAGACCAAGATATCGATGTAATGCTCGAAGAATTAGAAAATGTTGATGGAAACCTCAGTATTTCCTACGAAGAAGCAAAAGCAATGAGAGCGTGGGATACCATCATGAAGCTTTATGATGAAGGAAAACCGGTAGAAGGCCTGGTAACTCATAAAGTTAAAGGTGGTTTAAGTGTTGATATTGGTATTCCTGCATTCTTGCCAGGTTCACAAGTTGATTTACAACGGGTAACTGATTTCGATCAATTTGTTGGGCAACAAATCAATGCTTATATCATAAAAATTAATCAAAAACGTGGAAATGTTATTATTTCTCGTCGTAAATATCTTAATGAAATTCGTTCCGAATCTCGCAAAAAAATTCTTGAAGGATTGCAAGCAGACCAAGTTATCCAAGGTATCGTTAAAAATATTACCAATTATGGGGTATTTATCGACATTGGTGGCGTAGATGGTTTACTTCATATTACTGATATGACTTGGGGGCGCATTGCTCATCCAAGTGAACTAGTGAAGATTGGCGACCGTATTTCAGTAAAAGTACTTTCATTTGATAAAGAAAATGAAAAAATTTCTCTAGGTATGAAGCAACTTACTGAAAATCCATGGGAAAAAGTTACCAAGGATCTTGAAATTGCCGCTAAAGTTAAAGGCAAAATATCCAGTATTACTGATTATGGCCTTTTCATAGAAATAGCTAAAGGCGTTGAAGGACTTGTGCATATTTCTGAAATTTCATGGATCGATCGTATTGATGATATTAAACGTCACTTTAAAGTAGGTGATGAAGTTGAAGCAGTTATTGTTTCACTTGATAAAGATAATCGACGTATGTCATTAAGTATCAAGCAATTGCAAGAAAATCCATGGAAAAAACTTCATGATAAATTCAAAATTGGTGATAAAATTAAAGGTACAATTAGTAACATTACTGATTTTGGTATCTTTGTTCAATTATTGCCAGGAATCGATGGTCTTGTACATATTTCTGATCTTTCATGGACTGAGCATATAAATCATCCTGCAGATATTTTCAAGAAGGGTGATGAAGTTGAAGCGGTTATTCTTGGCATTGATGAAGAGAATAAACGTGTCTCGCTCGGTATTAAGCAGTTAGCAGAAGATCCTTGGGATAAGATTGAAGAATTGTATCCAGCAGGAAGTATTGTTGAAGGTGAAGTATCAAAGATCACTAACTTTGGTGCATTTATTAAATTACCTTCCGGCATTGAAGGCCTTGTGCATATTTCTGAATTATCAACTCAAAATGTTGATAAAGTTGAAGATGTACTAAAAGTAGGCGAAAAAGCTGAATTTCGAGTTATTAAAGTAAATAGAGAAGATCGCAAGCTTGGGTTGAGTCTCAAACTTGATGAGAAGGAAGCTAAAGCGACAGCAGAAACTAAAAAACCAAAAGTAACAAAATCTGCAGCTGCTCCTAAAGCTAAAAAATTCGAAGAACAACAAGCGAACAAACCAAAATCTCTTTTACAGATTGAACTTGAAAAACATGCGGCACGGCAAAAAGAAGAAAATACGGACAGCGAAGGATAAAAGAATGAAAGAAAGAACGTTAGCAATTATTAAACCTGATGCGGTAGCTGATAAAAATACCGGTAACATTATTGCAATGATTGAAAAAAATAACTTTGATATTCTTCGTATGCAAAAAATGCAATTAAGTGAAGATCAAGTTCGTTCTTTTTATGCAGTTCATAAAGATAAACCATTTTTTAATGAAGTTGTTGAATTTATGAGCTCGGGACCAATTGTTGTTATGGTATTAGAAAAAGAAAATGCGATACAAGAATGGCGCGATCTCATGGGCGCAACTGATCCAGAAAAAGCAGAAGAAGGCACAATTCGTAAACTTTACGGTAACAATATTGGTGCAAATGCGGTACATGGATCTGATAGCCGAGAAACTGCTGCATTAGAAATTAATCAATTTTATCCTGATCTATAAAAAAATAAGAAAAAAATTAAAAAAGCTCATATTAAATGAGCTTTTTTAATTTTTTTATATAAAAATAATCTGTTAAAATATTCGTGAAAAAGAAAGTAATAAATAAAATTGGTTTTCTTGATTCCGGGCTTGGTGGATTAACTATTTTGAAAAAATTCCTAGAATATACCCCTAGCAACTATCTTTATTTAGCAGATATAAAAAATATCCCCTATGGCCAAAAAACTCCAGAGCAATTAAAAAAAATTGCTTTAGCAAATGTAGATTTTTTGCTTTTACAAGGAGTAGAGGCGATAATTATTGCATGTCATACCCTTACTGCCCATACTATTGATTATCTACGTGCACGGTATCCGGAATTACCAATAATTGGTGTTATCAAGCCAGTTATTCAGTCTTTATGCGATATATCAGCAAAAAAAATTGGCATTATCGCAACAACTGCAACTATCCAAAGTAATATTTATTATGATTTACTGCAGAGTTTAAATCAATTTGAGAGCATTTTTCAGCAAGCATGTCCTGATTTAGTTCCCCTGATTGAAGCATATCCGATGAACCAAAGTGCGATTAAAAATAAACTTATTGAATATTTACAATCGTTAAAAAAAGAAAATATAGATTGCTTAATTCTTGGTTGCACACACTACTCATTAATAAAATATTATATAAGTGAACTATTGCCAGATTGCTTAATTATTGGAGCAGAAAGGCAGATGGTAGACTATAGTTCTTACTATTTTTCTATCAAAAATATCCCAAAATTGAATTGTGATATTTTTGTTACACAGTATTCCAATGCATTTGAGCAAAATTGCTTATATATATTAGGTGATAAAATACAGATATGTAAGATAAAATAATAAGGTTATTTTTTAGGTAGCTGCTTTAATGCTTCATCTAAAATGCCATTAATAAATTTATAGGCATCTTTTTCTGCAAAGCATTTAGCTAATTCAATAGCTTCGTTGATGATAATATTTGAATGGGTATCGGTATGGTGCATTTCCCAAATTGCATAGCGCAAAATAAGTTTAGTGCATACACCAACGCGTTCAAAACGCCAATTAGCTAATAAGGGCTTATATATTTCATCTAACGCTTCGCGATTATCAATTATATTTTGCGCAGTAGTTACTATTTGACTATCAAGTGGAATATTTAATTCAAATCCACGATTTAAGTTATCAACGAGTGATTCAAGGCTTACTTGATAATCATAACTATCAGCAGCATATAATAAATGAAAAATTAAAGAACGTTTATCGCGTTGCGATAATGATTCAAACCAGTGAGTGGAAGCATTATTGTCCATATTAGTATTTCGATAAAATAAAAGATGCTGGTTAAGAAACTCGTTCAATATAGCTACCATCACGGGTATCTACTTTAATAATATCTTCTTCATTAATAAATAGTGGTACTTGTACTACTAAATCAGTTTCTAAGGTTGCCGGTTTTGTAGCACCACCTTGTGCAGTATCACCACGCACACCTGGTTGCGTATCTGCTACTTTTAATTCAATAAACAAAGGAGGGTTTACTGCTATAGGTCTATCAGAAAAATATAAAATAGTATAAACAATACCATCTTTAAGATATTTTTTTACTTCTTCGATTTGATTTTCATTTAAAATGACTTGCTCATAATTATCTTGATCAAGAAAGTTATATTGACCATTTTCAGCATATAAATATTGCATTTCTCTATAGGAAAGATCAGGGACAGGCAATTTTTCTACAGAACGGAAGGTACCTTCAATGGTAAGGCCTGTGATAAGGTTTTTCATTTTTGTGCGGATATATGCACCACCTTTGCCTGGCTTTGTCCATTGAAAATCAATAACAACATGAGGCTCACTCTTATATAGAATTTTACTTCCTTTTCGAAGATCTCCAGCTGAAATCACACTAAAGCCTTTCCTAATTAATAAAGTCAAATATCCTAATATTTAGTATAAAAATATATTCATAAAAAGCAATTAATTTAGGTGTTTTTTTGCATTTAAAAATCTCATTTGATTAGTAACGGGATCTTTTTTAGACTTCTATCATATTTATTTACGAAGGAAAAAAAATGAAAAATCTTGCAAAAATCGATACTGATATATTTTCTCTTATTCAATTAGAACAAACAAGACAAGAAACAACGCTAGATTTAATCGCTTCTGAAAATTACACATCTTTGGCCGTAATGGAAGCAACGGGTTCTGTTTTAACTAATAAATATGCAGAAGGCTATCCAGGTAAGCGATATTATGGCGGGTGTGAGTTTGTTGATAAAGTAGAGTTGTTAGCACAAGAGCGTTGTAAAGAAATATTTCATGCTGAACATGTAAATGTACAGCCACATGCTGGCTCTCAAGCAAATATGGCCGTTTATTTTGCAGCACTTAATTTTGGCGATACGATAATGGGTATGAGCCTTGCTGAAGGCGGTCATTTAACGCATGGCCATAAAGTAAATTTTTCAGGAAAATTATATAGCAGCATTCAATATACGGTAAATCGTCAAACAGAGTTGCTTGATTATGATGAAATTGAAAAACTTGCTGAACAATATAAGCCAAAGTTAATTATTGCTGGGGCATCTGCTTATTCGCGTGCTATAGATTTTGCCCGTTTTAAAAAAATCGCTAAGCAAGTTGGGGCCTATTTGATGGCTGATATTGCCCATATTGCTGGTTTGGTTGCTACAGGCTTGCATGAAAATCCTTTTCCGCATGCAGAATTTGTAACGAGTACCACTCATAAAACACTTCGTGGCCCGCGTGGCGGTTTGATTATGTGTAAGCGAGATTTTGCTCAAAAAATTGATGCAGCGGTAATGCCGGGGTTACAAGGCGGTCCATTTATGCAAGTTATTGCTGGAAAAGCAGTAGCGTTTAAACAAGCACTTGAGCCAGAATTTAAAGATTATCAAAAACAAGTACTTGCTAATGCAAAAATAATGGCTAAAACATTTCAAGAGCTCGGTTATCGTATTGTAAGTGGCGGTACTGACACGCATTTATTTATTATTGATTTAAGAAATCAACGTATTACCGGTAAACTTGCAGAACAAATTTTAGAGCGCGTAGGAATATCTGTTTCTCGCAGTTGTATTCCTTTTGATTTAGAACAGGCATGGGTAACGAGTGGTATTCGGGTTGGATCGCCTGCTATAAGTACACGCGGTATAAAAGAGAATGAAGCTATACAGATTGTACATTTCATGCATGAAGCACTAGAGCATCGCGATGATGATTTATGGCTCGATAAAATCAGGAAAGAAGTTAAAACACTTTGTGCACGGCATCCGATTTATGTCTTTTAGTTATGGATTATTATTATATTTCAAAAATTATTTAGTAATTATTTTTTCAAAAAAATCACCTAATTGCTTTTTGGTGCGAATAGTATTTTTTTTCTCAATTAATTTGCCATTTTTGAAAGCAATAAATGATGGTACTGAAGTAATTTCAAATTTTTTACCAATTTCAGGATTTTTTTCATGATTAATTTTTATAATATGTACTTTATTTTCATATATACTTCCCATTTCTTCTAAATAGCTCAATAAGTTTTTACATGAAGGACAATAATCGGCATAAAAATCCACTAAAACTAACGGATTTTCTTTAATTACTCGCTCAAGCTGTTCAGTTGAAGTGATTAATTTTATATCAATACGTGGTGTAGTATCTGGTTTGAAAAGTTGTGGGCTTAATTGTTTTGCTATTTCTTGATTAAAACCTATATCTTGCATAAAATCGATAGCATCCATACCAGCTTTAACGCCACTTCCGGTTGCCACACCTGCTTTGCCATATATTTTATCGGTAACATCACCAGCAGCAAATACACCAGGAATATTAGTATGTTGCGTTCTTCCTTTAAGAAGAATAAAGCCTTCAGAACCAATTTTAAGATACGACTGAAAAATATCTGAATTTGGATGATAACCGATAGCAAAATAAAGTCCGCGAATAGGTAAACTAAATGTTTTTTGTGTTTTATTATCAATTAAAACTACTTTGTTAATATTTTTTCCGTCACCATCAATTTCTTTTAACTCTGTATTATATAAGATTTCTATGTTTGGGGTTTCTTTTAAATATTCTTGTACAGTACCAGAAGCATCAAGTTGGGGATTGCGAGCAAACATATACACTTTTTTTGCATAGGCTGCCAATTGTAAAGCACGATCACCGGCAGTATCACCACCACCCACAACAGCAACAATTTGTCCTTTATGAAAAGGAGCATCACAAATGGTACATACGCCAATGCCTTTTCCCCAGTAAGTTTCCACTCCGGGAACATTTAATTTTTTTGCGATGCGGCCAGTGGCAATAATAAGTGCGAGAGCGTGCAATTCTAAATTATTTTCGGTAATAATTACAAAAGGCCAGGTTGCAAGATTTACTTTTTTTATCGTATCGTTAATAGTTTGTGCACCAAAATGTTTTGCTTGATCTAAAAGATCATCGATAGCTTCTAAACCAGAAGCCTTTTTTTTGCCGGGCCAATTTTCAATTTGCCGAACATCTGCAAGTTGTCCACCAAGTTGATGACCATTAAAAACAATAGTGCCTAATTTTGCACGCGCAGTATACAAAGCAGCGCTTAGCCCAGCTGGTCCTGAACCAATAATGACGACAGGTACGATATTTTTTTTATCAAATGCTTGTTCTATATCAGGTAGTTTATTTTGTTTATATTGGTGGAACTGATAAGCCCCTATAAAAAACAAAGGTACAATCAATGCAACAATAATCAAAATTTTTTTAGCAGTATTCATTGCAACTCCTATCTATTAAATAATAGCAAATTAAAAATTGAGTCAGCAATGAATTAGAAAGAATAACGATAAAATGGGAATAGTAGAAAAATAAAAGGGCAGATTTCTGCCCTTTTTAATATAATTATTTTTTATTTTTTTCTTGATATTGATCAAGGAAGGTGAGCATTTCTTTCATGCTTTTTATTGTTTCTTCAAGAGTTTTTTCAAGATTTTGACGAGCATTGACCTCTTGGCCAAACATATTTTTAAAAGTAAAATCTAGTGAAGCACCCGCATCGAGAAGTGTTTCTACTACATCTTTTAAATTACAACTTAAGGCAATGGAAAGAGGTGTATATTCACATTCTTTTCCTCTATTTTCTCCCATTGGAACAGGCATTTTAAATTTGTGATTAACATCAACACCGTCTTTAATAAGTTGTTTTATTTGATTAGTATTTTGTGTAGTAATTGCCTGTAATAAAAGCATTTCATTTGGTATTTGTGGTGCATTGGATAAAGGTGCTTCATCGGGATTGTGAGCCAATGTTTTTTTAACATCTTCTTCAAAAGTTTTTTCATTTAAAGTACCAACAGAAAGACCATAAAGCTTGCCTTTATTAAAAATGGCAAAAGTTGGAATCTGTGTGATTTTATATTTTGCTGCTGTTTTTTTAGCAACATCAATATCAATGCTTACAAAAATATACTGATTAGCATATTGTGTTGCAAGTTTTTCGAAAGTAGGTTTAACCTTTTTGCACGGTCCACACCATTCAGCAAAAAAATCAACAATAACCGGCTTTTTTGCCTTTAATACTTTTGTTTCAAAATCATTATCAGATACTGCAATTACGGGAGATTTTTTAATTTCTTCAGCTTGAAGTATAGTAAAAAGTGACGCAAAACCAAAAGAAAGGCTGAGAATTAGGTATTTTTTTATCATATTAGACCCCTATAATTTAAATGTTTTTTATTTATTTATCCTCTGAAATATTAATGGTAATAATTCTAATAATAAAGATATAAAATAAATATACAAGTTGTTTCATAGAGAAAAAAATCTATAAATTTAATATAATATTATTATTTGCAAAACATTAAAGGTCAAATAGATTGCCAAAATAATTTAAGAGCTATTACTTAATAATTTATTTATGCTCGTAATACCGTATAAGGCAGCAAAAGTAATAAATCCTAAGGAATATTCAGTAATAGGAAGCACTAAAAGCGGAAATGCACTGCTTAAAACAAAAGCACCCCAAAAAGCAGTTTCTATTTGCCAGGGTTTTGGATAAAAAAAAGCAACAATTAGGCCTATGTTGGCAAAAATTACTAGATATAATAATAAAATTCCAAGCTTTGCAAATATGGTGGCGATAATAAAAGTTGGATTTGTTTTAATAAGTTTTATAATTTCATTTTTCAACACTTTTTCATATGCAGGGGTGTTGTAGTGAGCATTAGGATTTATGGATTGTGCTTTTTGGGCAGCAAAAGAATCTCCCCAGCGAATATTATCAGTATTTTTAAAAGATAAAAATCCTAATCCGGCATAAATAGGATGCCAGAGCATATGATTAGTTATACCAATAAAAGGATCTGTAATATTATTTTGTTTTAAAAAAGAGTTATAGTTTTTATAGGTATAATTGACATAGATCACTGGCAAATAAAGACCTAGGAGTAATAAGCAAAGAGTGATAGTCTTTTTTTTTAATGAATATTTTTTTTGCGTTATCAATAGCCAACTAATAAAAAATAATGAAGCGAGACCAGCATGTGCTCGTGCATAGTGAGAAAACATTATAGTGATGCCAGCCAGAAAAAAAAATAAATATGAAACAGGAGACATTTTTTT
The genomic region above belongs to Candidatus Babeliales bacterium and contains:
- the nusB gene encoding transcription antitermination factor NusB; amino-acid sequence: MDNNASTHWFESLSQRDKRSLIFHLLYAADSYDYQVSLESLVDNLNRGFELNIPLDSQIVTTAQNIIDNREALDEIYKPLLANWRFERVGVCTKLILRYAIWEMHHTDTHSNIIINEAIELAKCFAEKDAYKFINGILDEALKQLPKK
- the efp gene encoding elongation factor P; translation: MISAGDLRKGSKILYKSEPHVVIDFQWTKPGKGGAYIRTKMKNLITGLTIEGTFRSVEKLPVPDLSYREMQYLYAENGQYNFLDQDNYEQVILNENQIEEVKKYLKDGIVYTILYFSDRPIAVNPPLFIELKVADTQPGVRGDTAQGGATKPATLETDLVVQVPLFINEEDIIKVDTRDGSYIERVS
- the glyA gene encoding serine hydroxymethyltransferase, yielding MKNLAKIDTDIFSLIQLEQTRQETTLDLIASENYTSLAVMEATGSVLTNKYAEGYPGKRYYGGCEFVDKVELLAQERCKEIFHAEHVNVQPHAGSQANMAVYFAALNFGDTIMGMSLAEGGHLTHGHKVNFSGKLYSSIQYTVNRQTELLDYDEIEKLAEQYKPKLIIAGASAYSRAIDFARFKKIAKQVGAYLMADIAHIAGLVATGLHENPFPHAEFVTSTTHKTLRGPRGGLIMCKRDFAQKIDAAVMPGLQGGPFMQVIAGKAVAFKQALEPEFKDYQKQVLANAKIMAKTFQELGYRIVSGGTDTHLFIIDLRNQRITGKLAEQILERVGISVSRSCIPFDLEQAWVTSGIRVGSPAISTRGIKENEAIQIVHFMHEALEHRDDDLWLDKIRKEVKTLCARHPIYVF
- the murI gene encoding glutamate racemase, producing MKKKVINKIGFLDSGLGGLTILKKFLEYTPSNYLYLADIKNIPYGQKTPEQLKKIALANVDFLLLQGVEAIIIACHTLTAHTIDYLRARYPELPIIGVIKPVIQSLCDISAKKIGIIATTATIQSNIYYDLLQSLNQFESIFQQACPDLVPLIEAYPMNQSAIKNKLIEYLQSLKKENIDCLILGCTHYSLIKYYISELLPDCLIIGAERQMVDYSSYYFSIKNIPKLNCDIFVTQYSNAFEQNCLYILGDKIQICKIK
- a CDS encoding thioredoxin domain-containing protein yields the protein MIKKYLILSLSFGFASLFTILQAEEIKKSPVIAVSDNDFETKVLKAKKPVIVDFFAEWCGPCKKVKPTFEKLATQYANQYIFVSIDIDVAKKTAAKYKITQIPTFAIFNKGKLYGLSVGTLNEKTFEEDVKKTLAHNPDEAPLSNAPQIPNEMLLLQAITTQNTNQIKQLIKDGVDVNHKFKMPVPMGENRGKECEYTPLSIALSCNLKDVVETLLDAGASLDFTFKNMFGQEVNARQNLEKTLEETIKSMKEMLTFLDQYQEKNKK
- a CDS encoding DEAD/DEAH box helicase, whose protein sequence is MKQTKQFRDFSLNSHIITTLEKMGIHTPTEIQEKSLPILMVPGKNDFHGQAQTGTGKTLAFGIPLLHHIDLKNKETQSLIVAPTRELALQIYESLEKLARGMSISITTIYGGVSFEPQRNQLKKGTQIVVGTPGRINDHLRRKTLSLRNVHTIVLDEADIMLDMGFKEEIDEILTFSQPDRNIWLFSATIKGGIKEIQKNHMRNPSSVRVSQEQVTSSTTQQYFCIAPTQYRFEALCRFIASEPDFYGFVFCQTKIQTSEIAEKLAAKGHSVNALHGDMSQVNRNRVITDFRKKKFSILIATDVAARGIDVSDITHVINYQIPEDRESYVHRIGRTGRAGKEGVSITFIHPREQRYIRELAAKFKSTIKELPIPSVECIMGQQEKKALAYVAAKIESTTSSKKQLSNLYESIQQLSDEQRNTLLIELLHEKFFNQVNTDTLTFSNKTENNRSSEQGFIELCINIGMQDGVTRNDILHHLTIDEKIVKKQIAKVRVIQKRSFILIPQKAQGLVAQLEQKQFKGRRWRLVN
- a CDS encoding FAD-dependent oxidoreductase, with the translated sequence MNTAKKILIIVALIVPLFFIGAYQFHQYKQNKLPDIEQAFDKKNIVPVVIIGSGPAGLSAALYTARAKLGTIVFNGHQLGGQLADVRQIENWPGKKKASGLEAIDDLLDQAKHFGAQTINDTIKKVNLATWPFVIITENNLELHALALIIATGRIAKKLNVPGVETYWGKGIGVCTICDAPFHKGQIVAVVGGGDTAGDRALQLAAYAKKVYMFARNPQLDASGTVQEYLKETPNIEILYNTELKEIDGDGKNINKVVLIDNKTQKTFSLPIRGLYFAIGYHPNSDIFQSYLKIGSEGFILLKGRTQHTNIPGVFAAGDVTDKIYGKAGVATGSGVKAGMDAIDFMQDIGFNQEIAKQLSPQLFKPDTTPRIDIKLITSTEQLERVIKENPLVLVDFYADYCPSCKNLLSYLEEMGSIYENKVHIIKINHEKNPEIGKKFEITSVPSFIAFKNGKLIEKKNTIRTKKQLGDFFEKIITK
- a CDS encoding 30S ribosomal protein S1 produces the protein MSKTVIQGSHFRHVEPVWQDEEDFELNQEQLDELSSLYEGMFDSIKQGKIVTGKIVKLDDDGVLVDIGFKSHGLVPWYEFSEHERKKLAVDQDIDVMLEELENVDGNLSISYEEAKAMRAWDTIMKLYDEGKPVEGLVTHKVKGGLSVDIGIPAFLPGSQVDLQRVTDFDQFVGQQINAYIIKINQKRGNVIISRRKYLNEIRSESRKKILEGLQADQVIQGIVKNITNYGVFIDIGGVDGLLHITDMTWGRIAHPSELVKIGDRISVKVLSFDKENEKISLGMKQLTENPWEKVTKDLEIAAKVKGKISSITDYGLFIEIAKGVEGLVHISEISWIDRIDDIKRHFKVGDEVEAVIVSLDKDNRRMSLSIKQLQENPWKKLHDKFKIGDKIKGTISNITDFGIFVQLLPGIDGLVHISDLSWTEHINHPADIFKKGDEVEAVILGIDEENKRVSLGIKQLAEDPWDKIEELYPAGSIVEGEVSKITNFGAFIKLPSGIEGLVHISELSTQNVDKVEDVLKVGEKAEFRVIKVNREDRKLGLSLKLDEKEAKATAETKKPKVTKSAAAPKAKKFEEQQANKPKSLLQIELEKHAARQKEENTDSEG
- the ndk gene encoding nucleoside-diphosphate kinase, yielding MKERTLAIIKPDAVADKNTGNIIAMIEKNNFDILRMQKMQLSEDQVRSFYAVHKDKPFFNEVVEFMSSGPIVVMVLEKENAIQEWRDLMGATDPEKAEEGTIRKLYGNNIGANAVHGSDSRETAALEINQFYPDL